Within Chloroflexota bacterium, the genomic segment ATATCAAACTTGAACTGCTCAAAGGCGACACCCAACTCAACCATTTTGCCCTCAAAGCCAAGCTCTATTTGCAAGCCATTCAAGCCGCTTACGCCAAGTTGCGCGAACTCAACCCCGTCTGCTTGGCTGCGTAAGGTGAGTGATGTAAGTAGGAAGTTTGCGGCTACACGGTGTTGAGCGGCATTCATGAATACGATGCAACCATGATGCAATGTCGATGGATAGATTGATTGTTGCCGGTCAACTCTTTGACAATTATGCGGCGAACCTTAGTCAGTATTTTCCGCATTACACGAATAAATTTCTGTGCCCTCTTTGCTTAACGTTGTTCCCTAAGGACGCGATTGAGTCAAAAGAGCTTACGTTGGAGCATATCATCCCCTCGGAAGTAGGAGGCCGGCTTGTAACCCTCACCTGTTCGAAGTGTAATTCCGGAGATGGCTCGCAATTGGATGCTCATCTCATTCAGAGATTCAGAATAGAGGATATTCTGACGGGCAAGAGCGACAAGCCTTTGGAGGTAAGGGTGAGCCTTGGCCAAGGAGAGTTTGGCGCGAACTACTTCCTCTCGAATCAGCAGAATCCGAGTATCCAAATCATTGGGATACCTAAGATCTCCAATCCTAAACTTCTCGAGGCGGCTGTCCGCGAGCTCGAGTCAGGGGTTTCTCAGTTCTCCATAAAGGGTAATCTTGGCTACAAGGAACTTCCCAGCAGAGTCGCTGCGCTCCGAATGGCGTATCTACTGGCCTTCAGTTACTTCGGGTATGGATATGTCCTTTACCAGAACCTACAACCGATTCGCGAACAAATCGCTCATCCAGAATATGAAACTGACTCGGCTAAAAGCTTGCTTCTCCTTGAAAATACTCCAGCTAGGAACGTAATTGCACTGTTGAAGGAACCACCAGATTTGCGATGCTTTCTCGCGATTATAGAAATCCAAACAAGCGTAAAACGGAACTTAGGAGTCGTGTTGCCTGGGCCAGACGATGAAAGCAAGGATATTTATCAACGCTGGGCTTCAGCGGCTTCGGCCAATATCCAAAACAAGGCGAGGATTGATATCATCAAGTTTGATCGTGCCTACATCTCTGATCCAGAGTACCGGTTTTTGCCCGCAAAGATATGGATTGGGCAAGTCAACATTGGTGATGCATCTGGAACAGAGTAGTAATACGCTGCCAGTCAAGCCACCCAAGTTGTGCGAGGTAGAATCGGAGGAGAACGATCCCTCTGCCGCCGTTTCAGAACTGACCCTCGAGTTAGCACATCTCAAATTCACTCCAGCATTGCATATGCCAATATACCCGAAACGGCCCGACTCACGAAGCTCACAAGGCCCGCCTGTAGCAAGCAAGGCGAAGTACGCAAAACCGCTCTGAGTGTGTCCGAACTGCGGGCGGCAGTTTGTCTCAGCCAATAAGTGGCACTCGTGCGGGCGCTACGAAATTGACGACTATTTCGCGGGCTGGTGCGATATGAGAGGCTGGGCGCTCAAAGGGTATAATCGCGTTCAAGGAGACGAGCCATGACAACCAGAACGGTGAGGAAGAAAAATAAAAAAGCGGCCTCAAGATTCATCGGGCGGTACGTCGTCACCGACCCCGAGATTTGTCATGGAAAGCCGACTTTTCGCGGCACACGCATTTTAGTCTCGCAAAGCTGTTCGCCTGGCAAGTCAGGCGTTTCTCGAACATTCCCAGGAATACGCCGCGTCTGAGTACATTTTGAAGCGAGTCGCCGCGTGAATATCCTGGATGAAAACATCCTTGATAGTCAGCGCCAACTGCTTTTGGACTGGCGGATTCCAGTTCGCCAGATTGGGTATGATGTCGGTCGCAAGGGATTGAAAGACAAAGAAATCATCACCTTTCTGCGACGTGAGGAAGCATGAAGTTGCGGCGTTTGTTCGTCGCTTGCTTCGACATCCTGAGTTTGATACTGTCGCCAGGCGCATGGGAAAAGTTGTCCGAGTCTCATCAGCCGGGATCACGGCATGGCATCTTCATGCAGCGGGAGAAGCAGATCTTGACTGGAGCAAGTAAATAACATTAAGCCCCGCCTGACTTGCGCATCTGCATGACTCTCCTCGCCGCCTGGTTCTGGTTGTTCCTCACCCTCGTGCCGCTTTTGTTTCTGGAGCGTTGGATTCACCGCCACCTGCAGGGCATCTTTCTCCTCCTCACCCGCGATCACGATTTAGCCACCGTTTTCTATTCCGCAATCTTTCTGCCGGGTGTGGCCTTACACGAAGGCAGCCATTGGATCATTGCCAGGGTTCTGGGCGTGCGCACGGCGCGGATCTCCCTCTGGCCGCGCCGCCAGCCCGACGGCACGTTGCGTTTGGGATTCGTCGAAACTGAGAAAGTGGACTTCGTGCGCGAGGCGCTCATCGGCGTTGCGCCCTTGCTGGCCGGGTCAATCGCGGTGGTGCTGATCGGTTCAGTGAGTTTGGCCGTCGGCCCGGTGGGGAAAGCCATCGCTTCGGGCGACGTGCTTGGAATTGGGCAGGGCGTGCTGGCGAGTTTTCAATCCGCCGATTCGCTGATCTGGTTGTATCTGTTATTTGTGATTAGTAATTCGATGATGCCGTCACAGTCTGACCGGCGAGCATGGTTGCCGGTGACGATTATGCTGACGTTGCTCGGGATAGCTTTGTATTACGTGGGCGCGGCCCCGCTGGTGATGCAAAGCGTGGGCGAGCCGCTGGCCGCCGGGGTGGGCGTGATCGCCACCGCCTTCTCGATCACTATCGGCGTCAACCTGATCATCATTCCCATTGTGTGGTTGATTGAGAAGGCGATTGTTCGGGTGACGGGGTTGCAGATAAATTACTGAGTAGTAAACAGTAGCCAGTGAACACCGCTTACTGTTCAGTGTTCACTGTTCTAGCCAGCACAAATAATACCCCTCCCACCACTGCCATCAGCCCCACAAACGCAATCAGTTTCGAGAGCCGCGACTCGACGAGAAGTGAGAGCGCGCCGAACAGGGCGCAGAACGACCAGTAGGCCACCACGATCCAGCGCGGCGAAAACCCCATATCCACCAGACGAAAATGCAAATGCCCCCGGTCACCGCTGAAAGGGGAGCGGCCACTACGCCAGCGGTTGACGATTTGCCAGGCGGTGTCGGCGATGGGCACGGCCATGACCAGCAAAGCAGTGGCCACCCGGGCCGGGGCCAAAATGGAAAGCGTAGCCAGCCCGTAGCCGACGACCATTGCCCCCGCACTCCCCAGAAAGATTCGGGCCGGACTAAAGTTGAAGGGCAGGAAACCGAGGCAGGCCCCGGCGAAGGCGACGGCGTACAAGGCGATTCGGGTTTGGCCGAGGTTGTTCATGTGGATGGCGAACAACAGGGAAGCAATGGCGGCCACCCCGGCGGCCAGCCCGTCCAGCCCGTCCAAAAAGTTCACCGTGTTCATCATGCCGGTGATCCACAAAATGGTGAGCGGGTAGGTGATGAGCGGGGGAAAATGCTGGAAGCCAATGACGGGCAGAGTCACCTCTTGAATCCAGACGGTGGCCGCAATGGCAATGAGGGCGACGACCACCTGAGCAACAAACTGCGGCCCGGCGCGGAGTTCTTTCCAATCGTCAACCAAACCGAAGACAAAGGCCAAGACTGTGCCGATAAGAACGCCGCCGAGCGGCAGGCGATGCTCGTCGTTGAGCGGGGCGAAGAAGTATAACCAGGCCGCCGCCGCAAAGAAGCCAACGAAGATGCCCAGCCCGCCAATGCGGGGGACGGGGCCGCCATGTTTGCGCCGCCCGCCGGGCATGTCCACCAGGCCGAAGCGGTGGCCGAAGCGGATGGCAAGGAGAGTGCCAAGAGCGGAGAGGATGGCAGAAGTGAGAAAGGCGAGGAGCGGAGTCAATTGAGATCATTATTCACCACAGAGACGCGGAGAACACAGAGAAACTCTGTGGACTCTGTGTCTCTGTGGTGATCAGTTTTGGAGTTTGGTTTTTGGGATTTGGGGTTTTTCTCACCCCGTCCCAAACTGTCGGTCGCCGGCATCCCCCAGGCCGGGCACGATGTAGCCGATCTCGTTCAG encodes:
- a CDS encoding IS701 family transposase, yielding IKLELLKGDTQLNHFALKAKLYLQAIQAAYAKLRELNPVCLAA
- a CDS encoding DUF433 domain-containing protein, translating into MTTRTVRKKNKKAASRFIGRYVVTDPEICHGKPTFRGTRILVSQSCSPGKSGVSRTFPGIRRV
- a CDS encoding undecaprenyl/decaprenyl-phosphate alpha-N-acetylglucosaminyl 1-phosphate transferase; the protein is MTPLLAFLTSAILSALGTLLAIRFGHRFGLVDMPGGRRKHGGPVPRIGGLGIFVGFFAAAAWLYFFAPLNDEHRLPLGGVLIGTVLAFVFGLVDDWKELRAGPQFVAQVVVALIAIAATVWIQEVTLPVIGFQHFPPLITYPLTILWITGMMNTVNFLDGLDGLAAGVAAIASLLFAIHMNNLGQTRIALYAVAFAGACLGFLPFNFSPARIFLGSAGAMVVGYGLATLSILAPARVATALLVMAVPIADTAWQIVNRWRSGRSPFSGDRGHLHFRLVDMGFSPRWIVVAYWSFCALFGALSLLVESRLSKLIAFVGLMAVVGGVLFVLARTVNTEQ